The following proteins are co-located in the Manihot esculenta cultivar AM560-2 chromosome 9, M.esculenta_v8, whole genome shotgun sequence genome:
- the LOC110622562 gene encoding uncharacterized protein LOC110622562, translated as MGKQNKSKTNQSLGKGKVTPMQVAFIVDRYLYDNNFSETRSVFRNEASSLISKSPVQEAPKSLLSLGAMLNEYICLKEQKVMVDQERVRLEQEKFRVQTLLQGMQDVMNAYNASGSAPTPMIQTSTTRPAAMVPQLGLTGGSLPGCPVYTPPTVMPVSMPSNVIKEHGNPSSSVTNCPLTRKRSGSNVATEAPQISKKSRGKLPYRRTPNTGTCNQSDNAAITQETAQLDNAATTKGADRSSVTGSSTHNRTTSGPIVYGSSVAKSLFNQPPFSSPANSTGPKTPPQAVSFHNDKSISPVGISSNAHGNNNNAPQETPTNCTVITSERVIVSPCKHVAYTMERNHCISSSSPVKTTFKRLSKRENVKGRLDFDGSDVTANLDKPNIDETSTSESDKEGDIFDIDLPNLDAFGANFFSEFLVDLDLGFEGIGCPCQPALGATDTISGSSHESKDGNLGVDQVTSEFSSTVTEVISEKDMNIQGHDTLTAVKSITKCIILSPAKNHRSSMEQENHAERN; from the exons ATGGGGAAGCAAAACAAATCCAAAACAAACCAATCCTTAGGAAAGGGAAAAGTGACGCCGATGCAAGTTGCATTCATCGTTGATCGGTATCTCTACGACAATAACTTCTCTGAAACTCGTTCTGTCTTCAGGAATGAGGCTTCTTCGCTGATCTCCAAATCCCCAGTTCAAGAG gcTCCCAAGAGTTTGTTGAGTTTGGGAGCGATGTTGAATGAGTATATCTGCTTGAAAGAGCAGAAGGTGATGGTGGATCAGGAAAGGGTCCGTTTGGAGCAAGAAAAATTCAGGGTCCAGACCCTTCTGCAGGGTATGCAAGATGTTATGAACGCTTACAATGCTAGTGGAAGTGCACCAACACCCATGATCCAGACCTCTACAACAAGACCTGCGGCTATGGTTCCTCAACTAGGTCTCACCGGTGGATCTCTACCAG GGTGTCCTGTGTACACACCGCCAACTGTTATGCCAGTCTCCATGCCCTCCAATGTCATTAAGGAGCATGGCAATCCATCATCATCTGTTACAAATTGCCCATTAACGAGGAAGAGATCAGGCTCAAATGTTGCAACAGAAGCCCCTCAAATTTCCAAGAAATCTCGCGGCAAGTTACCATACAGGAGAACACCAAATACAG GTACATGTAATCAATCTGATAATGCAGCAATTACTCAAGAAACTGCTCAACTTGATAATGCAGCCACTACAAAAGGAGCAGATAGGTCATCTGTGACAGGGTCATCAACTCATAACCGCACAACCAGTGGCCCAATAGTTTATGGTTCTAGTGTTGCAAAGAGTTTGTTCAATCAACCTCCGTTTTCCTCTCCAGCTAATTCAACTGGCCCAAAAACACCGCCACAAGCAGTTTCATTTCACAATGATAAATCTATATCTCCTGTTGGTATTTCTTCCAATGCGCACGGCAATAACAACAATGCTCCTCAGGAGACTCCTACCAATTGCACCGTGATTACATCAGAAAGAGTGATAGTTAGCCCGTGCAAACACGTGGCATACACCATGGAGAGAAACCATTGCATTTCTTCATCTTCTCCAGTCAAGACAACCTTCAAGAGGTTGAGTAAGAGGGAAAATGTCAAGGGAAGGCTCGATTTTGATGGTTCTGATGTGACTGCAAACTTGGATAAGCCCAATATTGATGAGACATCAACATCTGAGTCTGACAAGGAAGGAGATATTTTTGACATTGATTTGCCAAATTTAGATGCATTTGGAGCTAACTTCTTCTCGGAATTTTTAGTTGATCTAGATCTTGGCTTTGAAGGGATAGGTTGCCCATGCCAGCCAGCCTTGGGTGCTACTGACACTATTTCTGG TTCCTCGCATGAATCCAAGGATGGTAATTTGGGTGTTGATCAAGTCACGTCAGAATTTTCCTCAACTGTGACTGAGGTGATCTCAGAAAAAGATATGAACATTCAAG GTCATGATACTTTAACTGCTGTGAAGTCTATAACAAAATGCATCATCTTAAGCCCTG CAAAAAACCATAGGAGTTCTATGGAACAGGAGAATCATGCAGAGAGAAATTGA
- the LOC110622186 gene encoding L-type lectin-domain containing receptor kinase VIII.2 — protein sequence MAAFSTSACFIALNFFIFHLKMLSAYTNSSFSFRSFEKTSNFESAIALYGDANAVNNGSALQLTRSVSSSAGRVMYKKPIKLVEGKPANLVSFSTYFSFLMSPENGDGLAFVLVSDAFNASSFDKSIPFGLSLRPEDNNSEILAVEFDTKRDAKYGDLNGNDSVSVKVKNASSVDIVLNDLRRLSSWIDYEAGSKRLEIRLSLFGDARPIDPLLSYPIDLSKLWNEEEVFIGLSSSNGNSSQACFIYSWSFELRRVPYWMHSEPLDPQALAKNVKPVVIHKRSACVLRVLASMIFGTACGALGASIVLYLWTIFGNRRQVVPEEKCSVHPADFEYKKFKVVVEKAVEDGKQ from the coding sequence ATGGCCGCGTTCTCCACTTCTGCATGTTTTATTGctcttaatttctttatttttcaccTCAAAATGCTGTCCGCATACACgaattcctctttttctttccgAAGCTTTGAAAAAACTTCAAATTTTGAGTCCGCCATTGCTCTTTATGGAGATGCAAATGCTGTTAATAATGGGTCTGCACTTCAACTTACTCGCTCAGTGAGTTCCAGTGCTGGTCGAGTCATGTACAAGAAACCCATCAAGCTTGTTGAAGGTAAACCTGCGAATTTGGTCTCCTTCTCTACTTATTTCTCGTTTTTGATGTCTCCAGAAAATGGAGATGGCTTGGCTTTCGTTCTGGTTTCTGATGCTTTTAATGCGAGTTCGTTTGATAAGAGTATCCCGTTTGGTCTCTCTTTAAGACCAGAGGACAATAATTCTGAAATTCTTGCTGTTGAATTTGATACAAAGAGGGATGCTAAATATGGGGACTTGAATGGCAATGATTCTGTATCAGTTAAGGTAAAAAATGCTTCATCTGTTGATATTGTGTTGAATGATTTGAGGAGATTAAGTTCTTGGATTGATTATGAAGCGGGTTCAAAGAGGTTAGAGATTAGGTTGAGTCTATTTGGTGACGCAAGGCCCATTGATCCTTTGCTCTCTTACCCCATTGACCTGTCAAAATTGTGGAATGAAGAGGAAGTTTTTATTGGCTTGAGCTCATCTAATGGGAATTCCTCTCAGGCATGTTTTATCTATTCATGGAGCTTTGAGCTAAGGCGTGTCCCTTACTGGATGCATTCTGAGCCACTGGATCCCCAGGCTCTTGCTAAAAATGTGAAACCCGTGGTTATTCACAAGCGGAGTGCTTGTGTTTTGAGAGTGCTTGCTTCAATGATTTTTGGTACTGCTTGTGGAGCACTAGGAGCTTCCATTGTCTTGTATCTTTGGACCATCTTTGGTAATAGGCGACAGGTGGTGCCGGAGGAGAAATGCTCTGTGCATCCGGCGGATTTTGAATACAAGAAATTCAAAGTAGTTGTAGAGAAAGCCGTCGAAGATGGCAAGCAGTAG